The Neobacillus sp. PS3-34 genome has a window encoding:
- a CDS encoding S8 family serine peptidase yields MKKVKKKVAVGLVSLLTISNVSLGAGVVKADTLNTDQLVQLNQTDALSVLPSDYFKPHDKVRVVVELDGAPAISYATSKGVRYKDLSDAKKLELQTDVKQDQSQFLSEVKDENLAFDVQNTFTTVVNGVSGDIEYGQIDELEKLPDVEKVSIVNEYERPVEKPQMISSKQMVEAIQTWNAGFTGKGMVIGIIDTGIDPSHKDMVLAADPAQKLTSAKISDLKTNLGLPGKYYTTKVPYGYNYADKNDTILDLGPDASMHGMHVAGTAGANGDESNNGIKGVAPDAQLLALKVFGNDPAMPSTFGDIYVKAIDDGIKLGADVMNMSLGSTAGFVSPDGFEQSSIERAVNNGVLMSISAGNSDQFGSGGSNPLASNPDIGLVGSPGLTPGSISVASISNDKITLDKSIVTIGGEALPIAFKRQSSPNPLDVFGTNKDLDVVSVGDGSTAAFAGKDVKGKIVFAIRANATPLYADIQKNAEAAGAAGVIIRGREVHGDYVSMALNSPVIPLVSIGISDGNMLQAKFDANGGVGKVNFTGTTMQVVNSNAGRMASSTSWGVTPSLELKPELTAPGDQIYSTLNNDQYGVMSGTSMAAPHVSGGSALVLQRVQQLWPNLQGADKVKRAKILLMNTAKPVQDPDNNNILYSPRRQGAGLMQLNKAVTTPVYMVRKGTNDAKVELKEINSDVFDMTVTATNFSSQNVTYDVNTSVLSDGVASGRNTLHAQKITKAIVVTDSPRVTLLAGQTKDITVRVDLSQAKADLEAQMKNGYFVEGFITLTNVNNDTTQAPSPDLSIPYVGFKGDWNAAPVLDATKYDAGSYYNFSAMVDQDGNFMGRNPFTGVYQKNAIAISPNGDGKNDALAPVLEFLRNSKMVEYSITDANGNMVRKLRTDSNQTKNYVAAKVPYSYQPYYTEWDGLVDNKTAADGQYFYQIKTQVDFAGKAPQVVKIPVVVDNTVPAVTNAAYSKKNSTLAFDATDANGSA; encoded by the coding sequence ATGAAGAAAGTCAAGAAGAAGGTAGCGGTAGGTTTAGTTTCCCTGCTAACTATCTCCAATGTGTCCCTTGGGGCAGGAGTAGTAAAAGCTGACACCCTAAATACAGATCAATTGGTTCAGCTTAATCAAACGGACGCGCTGAGCGTATTACCGTCAGATTATTTTAAACCGCATGACAAGGTCAGGGTTGTTGTTGAATTGGATGGCGCACCTGCAATCTCTTATGCTACTAGCAAAGGAGTGAGGTACAAGGATCTATCAGATGCAAAAAAACTAGAATTGCAGACTGATGTGAAACAGGATCAAAGCCAATTCCTATCTGAAGTCAAGGACGAGAACCTTGCTTTTGATGTACAAAACACATTTACAACCGTAGTAAACGGTGTGAGCGGCGATATTGAATATGGCCAAATCGATGAGCTTGAAAAATTGCCGGATGTAGAAAAAGTAAGCATTGTAAACGAGTACGAAAGACCTGTCGAAAAGCCGCAAATGATTTCCAGCAAGCAGATGGTTGAAGCCATTCAAACATGGAATGCTGGATTTACAGGCAAGGGCATGGTAATCGGAATTATTGATACAGGTATTGATCCATCCCACAAGGATATGGTTCTTGCAGCTGACCCAGCTCAAAAGCTGACATCAGCGAAAATTAGTGATTTGAAGACAAACTTAGGCCTGCCAGGAAAGTATTATACAACGAAAGTTCCTTACGGCTATAACTATGCAGACAAAAATGACACCATTCTTGACCTTGGCCCGGATGCTTCCATGCACGGAATGCACGTAGCAGGTACAGCTGGTGCCAACGGCGATGAAAGCAATAACGGCATCAAAGGTGTTGCACCGGATGCACAATTGCTTGCACTTAAAGTATTTGGAAATGACCCAGCAATGCCGTCTACATTTGGCGACATTTATGTTAAAGCCATCGATGATGGAATTAAACTGGGTGCCGATGTAATGAACATGAGCCTTGGCTCTACAGCTGGTTTCGTGAGCCCGGATGGCTTCGAGCAAAGCTCAATTGAAAGAGCAGTAAACAATGGCGTATTAATGTCCATTTCCGCTGGTAACTCTGATCAATTCGGAAGCGGTGGATCAAACCCATTAGCATCAAACCCTGATATCGGATTAGTTGGATCACCAGGTCTTACTCCTGGATCCATTTCTGTTGCATCTATTTCCAATGACAAAATCACATTGGATAAAAGTATTGTAACAATTGGGGGAGAAGCCCTGCCAATCGCGTTCAAGCGCCAGTCTTCTCCAAACCCGCTGGATGTATTCGGCACTAATAAAGATTTGGATGTTGTTAGTGTTGGCGATGGCAGCACTGCAGCCTTTGCCGGCAAGGATGTAAAAGGAAAAATCGTATTTGCCATCAGAGCAAATGCAACTCCTCTTTATGCAGACATCCAAAAAAATGCTGAAGCAGCAGGCGCAGCAGGCGTTATCATCAGAGGACGTGAAGTCCATGGTGACTACGTAAGCATGGCCTTAAACAGCCCAGTAATTCCCCTTGTATCCATTGGAATCAGCGATGGTAACATGCTTCAAGCGAAATTTGATGCTAACGGCGGAGTTGGTAAAGTAAACTTTACAGGCACAACGATGCAGGTAGTGAATTCCAATGCCGGCAGAATGGCATCTTCAACTTCATGGGGCGTTACTCCTAGCCTTGAGCTGAAGCCTGAACTGACTGCACCTGGAGATCAAATTTACTCTACTTTAAATAATGATCAGTATGGAGTAATGAGCGGTACGTCAATGGCTGCCCCTCACGTATCGGGCGGTTCTGCGCTTGTATTGCAAAGGGTTCAACAATTATGGCCAAACCTTCAAGGTGCGGATAAAGTAAAAAGAGCAAAAATTCTATTAATGAACACTGCTAAACCAGTTCAAGATCCTGATAACAACAACATCTTATACTCTCCTCGCCGCCAGGGTGCTGGATTAATGCAGCTGAACAAAGCTGTTACAACTCCTGTCTACATGGTAAGAAAGGGTACGAACGATGCAAAAGTAGAATTGAAAGAAATCAATTCTGACGTGTTTGACATGACAGTTACAGCTACAAACTTCAGCAGCCAAAATGTAACGTATGATGTAAATACATCTGTTCTTTCAGATGGAGTGGCATCAGGAAGAAACACGTTGCATGCACAGAAGATCACTAAAGCAATAGTCGTAACAGATTCACCGCGTGTGACATTGCTTGCTGGCCAAACAAAGGATATCACAGTAAGAGTTGACCTTTCTCAAGCAAAAGCTGATCTTGAAGCACAAATGAAGAATGGCTATTTTGTAGAAGGCTTCATTACACTTACAAATGTAAATAACGATACAACACAGGCTCCATCACCAGACCTTTCTATTCCATATGTTGGTTTCAAAGGTGACTGGAATGCAGCTCCTGTTCTGGATGCTACAAAGTACGATGCAGGATCTTATTACAATTTCTCAGCAATGGTTGACCAGGATGGAAACTTCATGGGAAGAAATCCATTCACTGGCGTATACCAAAAGAATGCGATTGCGATCTCCCCTAATGGTGATGGCAAGAATGATGCACTAGCTCCTGTTCTTGAATTCTTAAGGAACAGCAAAATGGTTGAATACAGCATCACAGATGCAAACGGCAACATGGTTCGCAAGCTTCGCACCGATTCAAATCAAACCAAAAACTATGTCGCAGCAAAAGTTCCTTATAGCTATCAGCCTTACTATACCGAATGGGATGGATTGGTTGATAACAAAACTGCTGCTGATGGACAGTATTTCTATCAAATCAAAACACAGGTTGACTTTGCTGGAAAAGCTCCTCAAGTAGTCAAAATTCCTGTTGTTGTTGATAACACAGTACCAGCAGTTACAAATGCTGCATATAGCAAGAAAAACTCAACCCTTGCGTTTGACGCTACAGATGCAAACGGAAGCGCATGA
- a CDS encoding GyrI-like domain-containing protein, translating into MEPKFIKKDAFQVVGLEVHSSTAKEFSHVWMQMDPRWKEIENRKDLNVSYGLIEPTGGNMEFNYIVCAEVTGDVNIPEGMVLKTVPANDFAIFTHKGSLKNFAETWQYIYGTWLPQSGYKRAQGSEFEMYETSRFCGAMNDESEIDIYIPIIKAE; encoded by the coding sequence ATGGAACCAAAATTTATTAAAAAAGACGCTTTTCAAGTTGTAGGATTAGAAGTACATAGTTCAACCGCAAAGGAATTTTCACATGTTTGGATGCAGATGGATCCAAGGTGGAAGGAAATTGAAAACCGAAAGGACCTAAATGTTTCCTACGGTCTAATCGAGCCTACAGGAGGAAATATGGAATTTAATTATATCGTTTGCGCTGAGGTTACCGGCGATGTAAACATTCCAGAAGGCATGGTTTTAAAGACAGTTCCTGCTAATGATTTTGCCATTTTTACTCATAAAGGATCTCTCAAAAATTTTGCAGAAACCTGGCAATATATTTATGGAACGTGGCTTCCCCAGTCAGGGTATAAACGAGCGCAAGGGTCGGAATTTGAAATGTATGAAACGAGCAGATTTTGTGGCGCAATGAACGATGAATCCGAGATAGATATTTATATACCGATCATAAAAGCCGAGTAA
- a CDS encoding LysM peptidoglycan-binding domain-containing protein, giving the protein MPLETSNYGEEEKYTVVSGDTLWGIAKRFGVTVENLANENGLKKEMVLIGQRLIIPGAAEISEVEVVGAADSFTVEFEQRGKPLVLEVPYGSASDYQKKSGQKVTVIHKNGAVISVF; this is encoded by the coding sequence GTGCCTTTGGAAACATCTAACTATGGCGAGGAAGAAAAGTACACCGTTGTTTCAGGAGATACTTTATGGGGAATTGCCAAACGATTTGGGGTAACGGTGGAAAATCTGGCTAATGAAAATGGGCTTAAAAAGGAAATGGTTCTTATTGGGCAACGGTTGATAATACCAGGTGCAGCAGAGATTTCAGAAGTTGAAGTGGTTGGTGCAGCAGACAGCTTTACTGTAGAATTCGAACAACGAGGTAAACCACTCGTTTTAGAAGTGCCATATGGATCGGCTTCCGACTATCAGAAAAAATCGGGACAAAAAGTAACGGTTATCCATAAAAATGGAGCCGTAATCTCTGTATTCTAA
- a CDS encoding Ig-like domain-containing protein has translation MKKTMYVILAALLLLIGNAIPAFAAETVTVSFTTDKDSYSANSKIVVEGTVLKGTAAGKGTSPTLTLKHAGKLIEIYQWNDTNIAADGKITKTIQLGKNLENGTYTIQISAIGAAVAATKDIQVTGYGPQKVLALNTNKTEYKTGETVNISGQVTLGTQKVANEDIIITVEQSGTKLGEHTVKSGADGAFTYAYAIPANGTAGTYKITAVLSTDKSVSVSKNVAVSVSTPTTDPTPTPTPTPTPTPTPTPTPVPVPTPPVEVAVPDVNTVTSQSTVITGKADAGATVLVTDKKALSLRTVVSADGTFSIKLPAKLKAGTKLYISAVSASGDSSKETVLTVSDKTAPAVPVVTAVKDLDKKVTGKAEANAKIIVKVGSKVIATGKADSKGAFSIAIKPFKAGTVVNVTATDAAGNVSIVAKIIVKDATPPAIPTVTSMTSTKISGKAEAGAKVYVTYGKTVIGSATVNSKGIYTVTIKKQKAGAALNVYVKDKAGNTGKAKKVAAKK, from the coding sequence TTGAAGAAAACTATGTACGTCATCCTGGCAGCACTTCTCTTGCTGATTGGGAATGCCATCCCGGCCTTCGCCGCGGAAACTGTAACCGTGTCCTTTACAACGGACAAAGATTCATATAGTGCTAATAGTAAGATAGTAGTAGAAGGAACAGTTTTAAAGGGGACTGCCGCAGGAAAAGGGACCAGCCCTACCTTAACATTAAAGCATGCTGGAAAGCTGATTGAAATTTACCAATGGAACGACACGAACATTGCCGCTGATGGCAAAATAACAAAAACGATTCAATTAGGTAAGAATTTAGAAAATGGAACCTATACCATTCAAATTTCTGCAATTGGAGCAGCCGTAGCAGCAACGAAGGATATTCAAGTGACTGGTTATGGCCCGCAGAAAGTATTGGCACTCAATACAAATAAAACCGAATATAAAACCGGAGAAACGGTTAACATATCAGGCCAGGTAACACTTGGCACCCAAAAGGTAGCGAACGAGGATATCATCATTACAGTAGAACAAAGCGGAACAAAGCTGGGCGAGCACACAGTGAAAAGCGGAGCAGATGGAGCGTTCACATATGCTTATGCTATTCCTGCCAATGGGACGGCAGGCACTTATAAAATTACAGCCGTTTTATCAACGGACAAAAGTGTGTCTGTTTCCAAGAATGTCGCGGTAAGTGTTTCAACACCAACAACTGATCCGACACCAACTCCAACTCCAACGCCGACACCAACGCCGACACCAACACCAACACCGGTGCCAGTGCCGACACCACCAGTGGAGGTAGCAGTACCGGATGTAAATACAGTGACATCTCAAAGCACGGTCATCACAGGTAAGGCAGATGCCGGAGCAACGGTACTTGTCACCGATAAAAAGGCATTATCGCTGAGAACGGTTGTAAGTGCAGATGGAACCTTCTCCATCAAACTTCCTGCAAAACTAAAAGCAGGCACAAAGCTCTATATTTCCGCCGTCAGTGCATCAGGCGATTCAAGTAAAGAAACGGTTTTAACCGTTTCGGATAAAACAGCACCTGCCGTTCCAGTGGTGACAGCAGTGAAAGATCTAGACAAAAAAGTAACAGGTAAAGCGGAAGCGAATGCAAAAATCATCGTCAAAGTGGGAAGCAAAGTAATCGCTACCGGCAAAGCAGACAGCAAAGGTGCATTCTCGATCGCCATTAAACCTTTCAAAGCAGGAACAGTTGTAAATGTAACCGCAACAGATGCAGCCGGAAATGTCAGCATAGTGGCAAAAATCATCGTTAAGGACGCAACTCCGCCAGCGATTCCGACTGTGACAAGCATGACATCAACAAAAATCTCCGGCAAAGCCGAAGCCGGAGCAAAAGTATATGTAACCTACGGCAAAACAGTCATCGGATCCGCGACTGTGAACAGCAAAGGAATCTACACCGTTACAATCAAGAAGCAAAAAGCCGGAGCGGCCCTCAATGTCTACGTAAAAGACAAGGCAGGCAATACAGGCAAAGCGAAAAAAGTAGCAGCGAAAAAATAA
- a CDS encoding VOC family protein — protein sequence MMLSLFTRIDTVFLKVQDFESAIAWYSQVLGFTVRWRDDNSGYAALNVGETPLTLVRKSNEDETAVNSIVPFNFFVSDIEGAYEHLLQNGVKVGPIQGDGNVKWFKFQDLEGNPLEVCHFKE from the coding sequence ATGATGTTGTCATTATTTACAAGAATTGATACCGTGTTTTTAAAAGTACAAGATTTCGAGAGTGCGATTGCATGGTATTCACAGGTGCTAGGATTTACGGTCAGATGGCGGGATGACAACAGTGGCTATGCTGCGCTGAATGTTGGCGAAACCCCGTTAACTCTCGTGCGTAAGTCTAATGAAGATGAAACTGCTGTAAATTCAATTGTTCCGTTTAACTTTTTTGTTTCGGATATAGAAGGCGCGTATGAGCATCTTTTGCAGAATGGGGTAAAGGTCGGACCCATTCAGGGAGATGGGAATGTAAAATGGTTTAAATTTCAGGACCTAGAGGGCAACCCGCTGGAGGTCTGCCATTTCAAAGAATAA
- a CDS encoding S8 family serine peptidase, protein MIKKSFASLLIFLLMFSSVAFGATVPTQPQVHAKREIQKFVPNPTAQYKPLDKVRVVVELTDKPTIEYAQSQGKKYSDLSVSTRKSLEANASAKQDQVVSDLKSTKMKVLNKFTTVVNGFSAEVNYGSIAEIVKNQSVSKVTITNEYERPTEKPEMIYSKELVQAQKAWDSYGYKGEGMVVGIIDTGIDSTHRDMILTDASKAKLNEASIKQIVDANGLQGKFYTDKVPYGYNYIDHNDTIIDVSSEASMHGMHVSGTVAANGDESNGGIKGIAPEAQLLALKVFSNDPEMRSTFTDVLVKAIDDGVKLGADVLNMSLGSTAGFVAADDPEQMAVQRATDNGVVMSISAGNSAHFGHGYAYANPYASNPDIGVSGAPGLAKNSIQVASFENSFMDLPAVTATVDGTGTKYPFMSASSVDPGNVETKTFDILDAGEGQVSEFAGKDFKGKYALIKRGTIGFVDKALNAQAAGAVGAIIYNNADGFVSMATDAAIQIPQLFLLKTDGDALKAALTAGKAVKIAFNGDKVKTANPSANKMSDFTSWGLTPDLDFKPELTAPGGQIYSTFNNNTYGMMSGTSMAAPHVSGGSALVLERVDKEFHLTNLARVKMAKNILMNTAKVLEDQGAVGFGVPYSPRRQGAGLMQLHSALSTPVVVTEQQSGDAKVALKQISGDHATFTLVAKNYSNEAANYDVNVNAQTTLALFGEQGYAANDIESQPLENVGIKINGQDTASVQLSAGEEKTITVDLDLSQAQVYDVVNKKLVTVPAEQVFTNGYFAEGFVTLTDPTDTNPELHVPYVGFKGEWDKAPIVDAPVWDGNTFYGLTGLLDEQYNFLGWDIKNGGVNPDNIAFSPNGDGVQDQVVPLLSFLRNAKSVEFNILDKDGNKLRTLRTENLVRKNYYDGGAGSMYSLRSERAWDGKVNLKDLPEGSYQYEVRAVIDYPGAKWQSFKFPVKIDNTAPTFAAALDSATKTISFTNVADNEGGSGIAYYDVLVNGESVFPKGEDKLTGTATDFKLADFDPTSEVVVKVYDYAGNSKSVTVQASTETTAPDVHVLTPDAYGVVDTKDVKVSGYINEVTSVKELTIAGQQVTPVYNPDTKQYDFSTVLHYNNDGVYNYAINVVDANGNKASFERTVLVDTTAPGLKINVVPATVSQATDKVTVSLDVADNFDELRTYVNGNEVYFHEFMEPYEMRAFKHTITTDLNLKLGENQFVVEVTDLAGNKTTQTLTVTRLTDTPNPGGGTVPGPTPTPTPDPTPTPTPTPVPVPTPTPTPEPTPEPEPTPAPAAKVYWKGTELKRARLV, encoded by the coding sequence GTGATTAAAAAGAGTTTCGCATCTCTATTAATCTTTCTTTTAATGTTCTCTTCGGTTGCTTTTGGGGCTACAGTCCCAACACAGCCGCAAGTGCATGCGAAAAGAGAGATTCAAAAGTTTGTTCCTAACCCAACCGCTCAATACAAGCCGTTGGATAAAGTCCGTGTTGTAGTAGAATTAACGGACAAGCCTACGATTGAGTACGCTCAATCTCAAGGCAAGAAGTACAGCGACCTGTCTGTTTCTACGAGAAAGAGCCTAGAAGCAAACGCTTCGGCAAAGCAGGATCAGGTTGTTTCCGATTTGAAATCTACAAAAATGAAAGTGCTAAACAAATTTACAACTGTTGTAAATGGATTTAGTGCGGAAGTCAATTACGGAAGCATTGCTGAAATCGTGAAGAACCAAAGCGTTTCAAAGGTGACAATCACCAATGAATATGAGCGTCCGACTGAAAAGCCGGAAATGATTTATTCCAAAGAACTTGTTCAAGCTCAAAAAGCTTGGGATTCTTATGGCTATAAAGGTGAAGGAATGGTTGTTGGTATCATCGATACTGGTATCGATTCCACTCACAGAGATATGATTTTGACTGACGCTTCAAAAGCAAAGCTTAATGAAGCATCTATTAAACAGATTGTTGATGCAAATGGCCTTCAAGGAAAGTTCTATACAGATAAAGTGCCTTACGGCTACAACTATATCGACCATAATGACACAATCATTGACGTAAGTTCAGAGGCATCCATGCATGGTATGCACGTATCCGGTACTGTTGCTGCGAATGGCGACGAGAGCAATGGCGGCATCAAGGGTATCGCCCCTGAAGCACAGCTTCTTGCCCTAAAAGTATTCAGCAACGACCCTGAAATGCGTTCTACTTTCACAGATGTTTTAGTAAAAGCAATTGACGATGGCGTAAAATTAGGTGCTGATGTTCTGAACATGAGCTTAGGTTCAACTGCAGGCTTCGTTGCTGCTGATGATCCTGAACAAATGGCAGTGCAGCGTGCAACTGACAATGGTGTCGTAATGTCCATTTCTGCTGGTAACTCAGCGCATTTCGGACACGGCTACGCTTATGCAAATCCGTATGCTTCAAACCCTGATATCGGTGTTTCCGGAGCTCCAGGCCTTGCGAAGAACTCCATCCAGGTTGCATCTTTTGAAAATAGTTTCATGGATCTGCCTGCGGTAACAGCTACAGTTGACGGAACAGGTACTAAGTATCCTTTCATGTCAGCAAGCAGTGTTGACCCAGGTAATGTAGAAACGAAGACATTTGATATCCTTGATGCAGGAGAAGGACAAGTTTCCGAATTTGCAGGCAAAGATTTCAAAGGGAAGTATGCTTTAATCAAACGCGGTACAATCGGTTTCGTGGATAAAGCGTTAAATGCACAGGCTGCAGGTGCAGTAGGTGCCATCATTTACAACAATGCTGACGGTTTTGTAAGCATGGCTACTGATGCGGCCATCCAGATTCCACAGTTATTCTTGCTGAAGACTGACGGAGACGCTCTTAAAGCTGCGTTAACCGCAGGCAAAGCTGTTAAAATTGCTTTCAACGGCGACAAAGTAAAAACAGCTAATCCATCCGCCAATAAGATGAGCGACTTCACTTCATGGGGACTGACTCCGGATCTTGACTTCAAACCGGAATTAACAGCTCCAGGCGGACAAATCTACTCAACTTTTAACAATAATACTTACGGTATGATGAGCGGTACATCCATGGCAGCTCCTCACGTGTCTGGCGGATCTGCACTCGTACTTGAGCGTGTGGATAAAGAATTCCACTTAACGAATCTTGCAAGAGTGAAGATGGCGAAAAATATTTTGATGAACACTGCAAAGGTTCTAGAAGACCAGGGTGCTGTTGGCTTTGGAGTACCTTATTCTCCACGCCGCCAGGGTGCAGGCTTAATGCAGCTTCATTCAGCTCTATCAACTCCTGTTGTTGTAACAGAACAACAATCTGGTGATGCTAAGGTTGCCCTTAAGCAAATTAGCGGTGACCATGCAACATTCACTTTAGTAGCGAAAAACTACTCTAATGAAGCAGCAAACTATGATGTAAATGTAAATGCACAAACAACGCTAGCACTGTTTGGCGAGCAAGGCTATGCAGCTAATGATATCGAGTCACAGCCACTTGAAAATGTTGGCATTAAAATTAATGGCCAAGATACCGCTAGTGTACAACTTAGTGCTGGGGAAGAAAAAACGATTACAGTCGATTTAGATCTTTCACAAGCTCAAGTGTATGATGTTGTTAACAAAAAGTTAGTTACAGTTCCTGCTGAACAAGTATTTACAAATGGATATTTTGCCGAAGGTTTTGTAACATTAACAGATCCAACTGATACTAATCCTGAATTGCATGTTCCATATGTTGGATTCAAAGGCGAGTGGGACAAAGCTCCAATCGTTGACGCTCCAGTGTGGGATGGCAATACATTCTACGGCTTGACTGGATTGCTTGATGAGCAATACAACTTCTTAGGATGGGATATTAAAAATGGTGGCGTAAATCCTGATAACATTGCATTCTCACCAAATGGTGACGGTGTACAAGACCAGGTAGTTCCATTACTATCATTCTTGCGAAATGCGAAGAGTGTAGAGTTCAATATCCTTGATAAGGACGGCAATAAATTAAGAACCTTAAGAACTGAAAACCTCGTAAGGAAAAACTATTACGATGGCGGAGCCGGATCTATGTACTCCCTGAGATCTGAAAGGGCTTGGGATGGCAAAGTGAACCTTAAAGACCTTCCAGAAGGAAGCTATCAGTATGAGGTACGCGCAGTTATTGATTACCCAGGCGCTAAATGGCAGTCATTCAAGTTCCCGGTGAAGATCGACAATACTGCTCCTACTTTTGCAGCAGCTTTAGATAGTGCAACAAAGACGATTTCTTTTACAAATGTAGCCGATAATGAAGGTGGAAGTGGCATCGCTTATTACGATGTACTTGTGAATGGCGAGTCTGTTTTCCCTAAAGGCGAAGATAAATTAACTGGTACTGCAACAGACTTTAAATTGGCAGATTTTGATCCAACAAGTGAAGTGGTTGTAAAAGTATACGACTACGCTGGCAACAGCAAGTCTGTAACTGTTCAGGCAAGCACTGAAACGACTGCTCCAGATGTGCACGTTCTTACTCCGGATGCATATGGCGTGGTGGATACAAAAGATGTGAAGGTATCCGGTTATATCAATGAAGTGACAAGCGTGAAAGAGCTGACGATTGCCGGACAGCAGGTAACTCCTGTTTACAATCCTGATACAAAGCAATACGATTTCTCTACAGTCCTTCATTACAATAATGATGGAGTGTATAATTACGCCATCAATGTTGTGGATGCAAATGGAAACAAGGCTTCTTTTGAAAGAACTGTGTTAGTCGATACAACAGCACCAGGCTTAAAAATCAATGTTGTACCAGCTACTGTGTCTCAAGCGACAGATAAAGTTACTGTTTCTTTAGATGTAGCAGATAACTTTGATGAATTGCGCACATACGTGAATGGCAACGAAGTTTATTTCCATGAATTCATGGAGCCATATGAAATGCGCGCGTTCAAGCATACAATCACTACTGATCTAAACCTTAAACTTGGCGAAAATCAGTTTGTTGTTGAAGTAACAGATCTTGCCGGCAATAAGACGACACAAACTCTTACTGTCACAAGATTAACAGATACACCAAACCCTGGCGGTGGAACGGTTCCTGGTCCAACACCAACACCAACACCAGATCCAACACCAACGCCAACACCAACACCGGTTCCAGTGCCGACACCAACACCAACTCCTGAACCAACACCTGAGCCAGAACCAACACCGGCACCGGCTGCAAAGGTTTACTGGAAGGGTACGGAGCTGAAGAGAGCGAGATTGGTATGA
- a CDS encoding NUDIX domain-containing protein yields the protein MEEIGQVVEIGELIFIREYIGKNHEYAASDFNAHQVEYYFACKTKGTNIQPINPDRYQTGIEWVPIKDLMEKRLYPKEMRKYLINHFNGEKTPIYLGDIN from the coding sequence ATGGAAGAGATTGGGCAAGTAGTGGAAATTGGAGAACTTATTTTTATTCGTGAATACATCGGTAAAAACCACGAATATGCCGCCTCCGATTTTAATGCACACCAGGTGGAGTATTATTTTGCCTGTAAAACAAAAGGTACCAACATACAACCTATTAATCCTGATCGTTATCAAACTGGTATCGAATGGGTTCCTATTAAGGACTTAATGGAAAAAAGATTGTATCCAAAAGAAATGAGAAAATATCTTATCAACCATTTCAATGGTGAAAAAACTCCGATTTATTTGGGAGATATAAATTAA
- a CDS encoding DUF2716 domain-containing protein — protein MENWIELSALDYKEVWDRVYGQFKFKPSMSVFPSFEVPKPFIIYDVSSNLNWSGDFVYKDLEEKSLLAFRELIKKNEYMYALDWQHPGYWINPYLEFPKDEFDEWTVPIFPNGDYYFFIHRDFEWGLLGHPWERTITIFGKELIKGFEKHKPIMFQKILCQG, from the coding sequence ATGGAAAATTGGATTGAATTATCTGCATTAGATTATAAAGAGGTATGGGATAGGGTATATGGCCAATTTAAATTTAAACCAAGTATGTCAGTCTTTCCATCTTTTGAAGTGCCAAAGCCTTTTATTATTTATGATGTATCCTCAAATTTAAATTGGTCTGGAGATTTTGTTTATAAAGACTTAGAGGAAAAGTCACTACTTGCTTTTCGAGAGCTTATCAAAAAGAATGAATACATGTATGCGTTAGATTGGCAGCATCCAGGTTATTGGATAAACCCGTATTTAGAATTTCCAAAAGATGAGTTTGATGAGTGGACAGTACCTATTTTTCCAAACGGCGACTATTACTTTTTTATTCATAGGGATTTTGAATGGGGATTATTAGGACACCCTTGGGAAAGAACAATCACTATTTTTGGAAAAGAGCTTATAAAGGGTTTTGAAAAGCATAAACCGATAATGTTTCAAAAGATATTGTGCCAAGGTTAA
- a CDS encoding Imm10 family immunity protein: MQNLFRANFLYPDVDRDTNILMIGFADAEFNTKEYILLQKSLAPGEQDKELGLDEIHIEYNDQIHSTYGGILNVELNNDCIEIELDDHTARQLQTGKSICVSFDKKNETILTLEKNLTIMFQDYKVIFKSKL; encoded by the coding sequence ATGCAAAATCTGTTTCGTGCAAACTTTTTATATCCCGATGTTGATCGTGATACAAATATTCTAATGATTGGATTTGCTGATGCCGAGTTCAATACGAAGGAATACATACTTTTACAAAAATCATTAGCACCTGGTGAGCAAGATAAGGAGCTAGGATTGGATGAGATTCACATCGAATACAATGATCAAATCCATTCAACCTACGGAGGAATATTAAATGTAGAGTTAAACAATGACTGTATTGAAATAGAACTTGATGATCATACAGCAAGGCAACTACAAACGGGAAAATCAATATGTGTATCTTTCGATAAAAAAAATGAAACGATATTAACTTTAGAAAAAAACTTAACCATAATGTTTCAAGATTATAAAGTCATATTTAAAAGTAAACTGTGA